AGATATGGTCTTAGCCAATTTGTACAACTTTTTTTTGTACCTTCTTAAGGACCACTTTTTACGTCCCTTTGGGGTAAAATCGTCGTCGAGAGTTTTAGGGTCGTCTATAGTATCAAATAGATTTTCTAGATTATAGAAGCTAATTGTGTTTAAATGGCTTCCTTTTTTTTTCCTGAAAAATGAAAAAATCATAAATTTCTCGATTGGGATCTTAAAATTACGAAAATAGGTCGGTCAGTATTGCTTAAATTTGCATTTTAGTTTAGATATGTTAGAAAAGAAGACCATAGATCACGAAAAGGCCGTTTTAATCGGTATTATAAACCGCGAACAGAGCGAAGAGAAAGTCACCGAGTATCTTGACGAGCTTGAGTTCTTAACGTACACCGCTGGCGGAGAGGTCATACAGCGCTTTGTACAACGAATGGATGTTCCCAACCCAAAGACCTTAATTGGTTCTGGTAAGATGGAAGAGGTAGAGGCATTCGTAAAAAAGCACGATATAGGTTCCGTTATCTTTGATGATGAGCTCACACCGGCGCAACAGCGAAATATAGAAAAGCTTTTACGCTGTAAAATTGTAGACCGTACCAGCCTCATCCTAGATATTTTCGCGCAGCGTGCACAGACCAGCTATGCACGTACCCAAGTTGAATTGGCGCAGTATGAATATTTACTGCCACGCCTAACCGGACTGTGGACTCACCTTGAGCGACAACGTGGTGGTATTGGTATGCGTGGACCTGGTGAGACTGAAATTGAAACGGATAGACGTATCGTACGTGACCGTATTTCGCTTTTAAAGAAGAAACTGTTAAAAATTGACCGTCAAATGGAAACCCAAAGAGGTAACCGTGGGGCTTTGGTACGCGTTGCTCTAGTAGGCTACACCAATGTGGGAAAGTCTACTTTAATGAACGTTATTAGTAAAAGTGAAGTGTTTGCCGAGAATAAGCTTTTTGCAACGCTAGACACGACAGTTCGGAAAGTGGTCATAGGCAACTTGCCTTTCTTATTGAGTGACACAGTAGGTTTTATTCGCAAACTGCCAACACAGCTAGTGGAGAGTTTTAAAAGTACTTTGGATGAAGTTAGAGAAGCAGACCTGTTACTTCATGTTGTTGATATATCACATCCGCAGTTTGAAGAGCATATTGAATCTGTAAATAAAATATTAGATGAAATAGACAGTGCAGACAAGAATGCTATAATGGTTTTCAATAAAATTGACCAGTATAAACATGCTGAAATAGACGAAGACGATTTAATTACCGAAAGAAACGAAAGGCACTTTACCATTGAAGAGTGGAAAAAAACCTGGATGCAGCGGGTTGGTGATAAGGCTTTGTTTATTTCTGCCTTAAATAAAGAAAATCTAGATGAGTTCAGGAAAAGAGTTTACGATGAAGTTAGAGATATTCATGTAACCCGTTTTCCGTACAATAACTTTTTATATCCTGAACATTTAGACCAGTATTAGTACATAATTTAATGTTTGCTTGCCGTTCGTCGGAAATACCAAACAACTCGTGTTTTTCACAACACAACTGCCTAAGTTCACAACAATAATTTAGACGGGTAACCAAACAGGTGTAAGTTTACAGTGTAATTAAGTGATAGTATTGACCCCAAATCAAATCTTAAGCTTAACCGAAACAAGTAATGAATCCCAAACCCATTGCTTGAAAAAAAATAATACCAAATTGACCAAACCTACTTGATAAAAAAACCCTCTATTGAGAGGGTTTTTTTATATCTGTGTTTTTCCTCAATCCTTCAAAAAGCATTAGAAACATACCATTCATCGAACATACCAAACAACTCGTATTTTTCACAACAAAGTAGAGTAAGTTCACAACAATAATTTAGCTAGGCAGGCAAACCATCGTAAGTTTACAGTGTAATTAAGTGATAGTAATGACCCCAAATCGAATCTTGAACTTAACCGAAACAAGTACGAATCCCAAATCCGGACTTGACCTACGAAAAGCTTAAAATTGTGATCCCAAATCGCGATTTAAATTTTATGAGTATACCTACTAAACAAATTACTAACTGATATGCATTTTATCTAAGATATGTTCATTTTAACGACTTTCACCACAAAATGAGATAGGTTCACAACAAAAATTTAGTGCTTACCAAGTTGCCCTCTACATTCGTCATGTATTTGAAATTTTAGTGTACGTCCCAGATAAATTACTTAACCAGAGTTTGATTTATTGACTGTACAACCAAACTTAACGTATCCTACTTAACTAAAAAAAACGCCCCGATACATATCGGGGCGTTTTCATTATATAATTTTTTCGATTTCTCTTAAAAAGCGTAGTTAAGACCAAAAAGGTAGTAACTCTGTGTAACATTATCCAAATTGTCAAAAGACGCATTGGTATCAGTAAGTAATGCATTAGCTAAACCTTCCTGTTTATTGCCACGAAGGCCAAATTCAAAACCTAGACCAATACCTTTCCAAAGTGTATAGCCAAACGAGTTAATCCAAGTCCAGTTAGATAAGTCGCTGCTTTTATAACTCTGAAAAGTAGAGAAGTTAGTCTTAAAGTTAACTGCACCTAATTGTTTTGCATAATCAACAACAAT
This genomic interval from Zobellia roscoffensis contains the following:
- the hflX gene encoding GTPase HflX yields the protein MLEKKTIDHEKAVLIGIINREQSEEKVTEYLDELEFLTYTAGGEVIQRFVQRMDVPNPKTLIGSGKMEEVEAFVKKHDIGSVIFDDELTPAQQRNIEKLLRCKIVDRTSLILDIFAQRAQTSYARTQVELAQYEYLLPRLTGLWTHLERQRGGIGMRGPGETEIETDRRIVRDRISLLKKKLLKIDRQMETQRGNRGALVRVALVGYTNVGKSTLMNVISKSEVFAENKLFATLDTTVRKVVIGNLPFLLSDTVGFIRKLPTQLVESFKSTLDEVREADLLLHVVDISHPQFEEHIESVNKILDEIDSADKNAIMVFNKIDQYKHAEIDEDDLITERNERHFTIEEWKKTWMQRVGDKALFISALNKENLDEFRKRVYDEVRDIHVTRFPYNNFLYPEHLDQY